From the Methanothermobacter sp. genome, the window GGCTGCCTCTGGCACCTGAAAGACCGGCCAGACATTCCTGGACCCCATCAGCCATCTTCCCGGCACCCATAATTGCCATGGGTCTTGTGGCGATAAGCATAAAACTTGGTGTCACAGGTATGTATGGTGGGGTCGATCTTGGGGTGGTTTCAGGGGTTCTGGCAGCTCTCATGACGGCCTATTTCCTTGAGGACATATTCCCCAGACCGGAGGACTTGTGATGAATGAACTTGTTGGAGTTGCAGTCGCAGCGGTGGTATCCTGGCTGAACTTTGTTATCATAGATACCTGGATGGGCCTTCCAGAGAAACCAGGTGTCAGGGGGGCCGATTACATT encodes:
- a CDS encoding energy-converting NiFe hydrogenase A subunit EhaA, which codes for MIIHVTYLSGYITGIISSIIISVVLGLPLAPERPARHSWTPSAIFPAPIIAMGLVAISIKLGVTGMYGGVDLGVVSGVLAALMTAYFLEDIFPRPEDL